gctgttgatcggggtaggggtagccaggtggaaagcatggccagccgtagaaaaatgcttattgaaattctcaattatagtggatttatcggtggtgacagtgtttcctagcctcagtgcagtgggcagctgggaggagttgctcttattctccatggactttagtgtcccagaacttttttgagtttgtgctacaggatacaaatttctgtttgaaaagctagcctttgctttcctaactgacaaTGTattttggttcctaacttccctgaaaagttgcatatcacggggactgttcgatgctaatgcagtacgccacaggatgtttttgtgctggtcaagggcagtcaggtctggagtgaaccaagagcTATATTTGTTCCTGGTGATTttttttttgaatggagcatgcttatttaagatggtgaggaaggcacttttaaggaataaccaggcatcatctactgacgggatgaggtaaatatcattccaggatacccctgCCAGGTCGATTAGGCCTGCTTGccgaagtgttttagggagcgtttgacagtgatgaggggtggtcgtttgactacagacccattacggatgatcgctgagatcttggttgaaaacagcagaggtgtatttggagggcaagttggtcaggatgatatctatgagggtgcctgggtttagggatttggggttgtacctggtaggttcattgataatttgtgtgagattgagggcatcaagcttagattgtaggatggccggggtgttaagcatgtcccagtttaggtcaccttgtagcacaagctctgaagatagatggggggcaatcaattcacatatggtgtccagggcacagctcttggaggaaaatgttatagttagggatggaaatttcagagtttttggtggtcttcctaagccaggattcagacacggctaagacatccgaGATTGCTAAAGCGGTGAATAAAACAAgcgtagggaggaggcttctaatgttaacatgcatgaaaccaataaTGGAGTAAACTAAACATGACACACATTTTGTATcaagtttttgtatttatttttaatttaaatatGGTTTAAACAGCTTTGTGCTCCCATTAAGGATCAAATCATAAAAGGAGACTCAATGAAAAGCTTACACAGCCTTATTGCAGTGAACAGAATCAGTCCAGTCTGGGATACCTTTCCTTTGAATTGTGTTTTTTTCTGAACACAAAAGCAGATGGTTTGTGTAAAAATGAATATCATAGCAAATACCACAGTGAAGGGAGGAAAAATGATAATGTCTTAAAAATTGATAATGCTATGAAACATAATCATGATACAAACAGGAGCGTAATGAAAATAAACTAAATAAATCTGCGAACtcgatcaaacacacacacacacacacacatacacacacacacacacacagataaaattAAGTGATTTTAAAAATGAAACCCTGCTCAAATCAAATGGTTTCATACATCCACGTTTTGTGTCTGAAGTGCAGAAAACAAAATTAAACTGAAAAAATGAAGAGATAAAATCTGATAAATAATGAAAAAGCATGCCCATCTTCATTGGTTTCAGTCCTGGGCAATTCTAGTCCATGGGGCCGGAGTGGTGTCACCCTTTTCCCCATCCCTAacaaacacagctgatttaaactaattgcattctaaactgaagatcttcattattggagtcaggtgtgttagctggggctggggaaaaagtgtgacaccaatcaagcCCCTGAGGACTCGAGTTGCTCAGGCCTGACTCAAACCCATACAACTAATAACTTGGAGTGTTGCCCCTCTATTCTCACCCCAAACCCTTTACCCCATCTACACCCCAACCCTCTATCCTATACCCTTACCTCTTACCCCGACCATACTTACATACCCACCTATAcctcaccctcaccccctacctgCATACCCCTCCCCTAGTTTTCCTGCTAGACACAGGGTTCACATGCTTCTGTGCTGACAGGTCTGATCCTtcagtctgtgtgggtgtgtgaggggAAGACTTGGTgtggctgaggaggaggagaggggaggtagtGGGACTGTTGGAGCAGGCACTGGTCACCTCTATCAAACACCATGTCCAGTTCAGGATACAGAGTGAGGTTGGAAGCAGAGGAGTCTCGTTGCATATTGAGGTTGAAGGTTGTGAACCTgtctgtgtctgggtgtgtgtacAGTTTGTGCATCAATATATGTCTGAATCTGCATGTGCCTGTGTGTTAGTTAGTGAGTAAATGAGAGGGACTGTGTATGTGCTCATGGGATGGGGCCAGCGTGGGGGTTGGCGGACACAGGCCCGTCCCTTGTCCCCAGACATGGGCAGGTTTATAGGGCTTGTGTCTTGAGCTCGATGGGCTCCCCACGGTTGTCCTGCTGGGTCTCCGTCTCGGGGGGTCGGCTGCCCTTCAGTGTGGCCAGGCGCTCAGACAGACCACGCATACGGGGGAACAGCATGAAATCGTACAGAAGAGCTCCCATAGCACCTCCTATCATGGGACCCACCCAGTACacctgaaacacaacacacacacaaagtttaTCATGAAGATACAGCAAAAGCAACATGTAATGTTGTATATTGGCTACACTATTAATTACTATAAGATCATAGAATCCTCCATTGTGATTTGATTATTTGATATttgtacaaaatatttcaaattcTACGTTATGGTGTATGTGTGTTTCCTACCCAGTGGTTTACAAAGTTCCTGAAGAGCACAGCGGGGGCGAAAGACCTTGCAGGGTTCATTCCAGCACCAGTGTAGTACATCTACAGCAGAGAAGGACAATAGGGCGCTCAGAATACAGACGGGAAAGAGTACATTTCTGTTGTACACAATGCAagtctgtttttgtgtgtgttccaCTATGAGGATATAAGTGTTTTGGGAATTGCGTGTGTTTTCTCCTACCAGTGTGTGtaagtgttagtgtgtgtgtgttgctcaccCCCATGAGGTGTCCAATGGTGACAGCGAAGCCGATGGACAGGGCAGCAGAGCCCATGCGTCCGTTCCTCCTCTCATCTGTCACGGCAAAGATACATATCACTAGCTGCATGGTCAGGAACACCTCCACTGTGGTACCCATGCCCAGGCTGATACCAGGCTGCAGCTGTAGACGGCCAGAGGAGAAAAATATGCATCAGACTTGAGGTCCTTTCAGAACAACTCACTTTGTAAATTAAGTGTGTCCTCTTTCTAGTTAAGTGTATATTATGTATACAATTAGTTGTGGCTTTAAAGGCCTGTAACAGGACATGACAGCAATCGAAGATGGAACACATAACTCAAACTGTAAAACGTTCAGGGGCTTCACCGCTATGGCCTCAGCTCTACACAACGCTAATGGCATGTATTGTGGTCATTGTACCACAGCAACTGTAGTTACCAGTAGGTTCCATGATGATTCCCTAATACCTGTTCATCTCTACCCATTCTAAATCCCCATTAGCA
The sequence above is a segment of the Oncorhynchus nerka isolate Pitt River linkage group LG20, Oner_Uvic_2.0, whole genome shotgun sequence genome. Coding sequences within it:
- the LOC115102134 gene encoding lens fiber major intrinsic protein-like, with product MWEFRSMTFWRAVFAEFFGTMFFVFFGMGAALRWTTGPNHILHVALCFGLAAATMIQSIGHISGGHINPAVTFAYLVGSQMSLFRAFFYWAAQILGAVAGAAVLYGVTPNNMRGNMALNTLQPGISLGMGTTVEVFLTMQLVICIFAVTDERRNGRMGSAALSIGFAVTIGHLMGMYYTGAGMNPARSFAPAVLFRNFVNHWVYWVGPMIGGAMGALLYDFMLFPRMRGLSERLATLKGSRPPETETQQDNRGEPIELKTQAL